A DNA window from Sphingomonas profundi contains the following coding sequences:
- the ribA gene encoding GTP cyclohydrolase II: MTADRAAARAIDALRRGWAVGVSADDGRVAILAIEGADDGRLAAFDPDRRAAVLLSAGRAATLHLTNQLPAAAAEEGAGAVQVARVPWLDLPAAVALADPALDLVRPLSGPWRSEPVAAPLAAAAALRLARLAGLLPAFFVGDGAVEVEVAAAAIALHDAPARLAIASRARLPIAAADACEIVAFRNPDDAAEHVALLIGQPDGRPPLVRLHSECLTGDALGSLKCDCGPQLDAALAAIAASGWGILLYLRQEGRGIGLVNKLRAYALQDQGFDTVDANVRLGFAIDARDFGAAAAMLRLLGQDRIDLMTNNPAKVAALEAAGIAVARRVPHAAGANPHNHAYLATKRDRTGHML; encoded by the coding sequence GTGACGGCGGACCGCGCCGCCGCGCGCGCGATCGACGCGCTGCGCCGCGGCTGGGCGGTCGGTGTCTCGGCGGACGACGGGCGCGTCGCGATCCTGGCGATCGAGGGCGCTGACGACGGGCGCCTCGCCGCCTTCGATCCGGATCGGCGGGCCGCCGTCCTGCTCTCGGCCGGGCGCGCCGCCACCCTGCATTTGACCAACCAGCTGCCGGCGGCGGCAGCCGAGGAAGGGGCGGGCGCGGTGCAGGTCGCCCGCGTGCCCTGGCTGGATCTGCCGGCCGCCGTGGCGCTGGCCGATCCCGCGCTCGATCTCGTCCGGCCGCTGTCCGGGCCGTGGCGCAGCGAGCCGGTGGCGGCGCCGCTGGCGGCGGCGGCGGCGCTGCGCCTGGCCCGGCTGGCGGGGCTGCTGCCCGCCTTCTTCGTCGGCGACGGCGCGGTGGAGGTGGAGGTGGCGGCCGCCGCGATCGCGCTGCACGACGCGCCCGCCCGCCTGGCCATCGCATCGCGCGCGCGCCTGCCGATCGCGGCGGCGGACGCGTGCGAGATTGTCGCCTTCCGCAATCCGGACGATGCCGCCGAGCATGTCGCGCTGCTGATCGGTCAGCCGGACGGCCGGCCGCCGCTGGTGCGGCTGCACAGCGAATGCCTGACCGGGGACGCGCTCGGCAGCCTCAAATGCGATTGCGGGCCGCAGCTGGATGCGGCGCTGGCCGCGATCGCCGCGAGCGGCTGGGGCATCCTGCTGTATCTGCGGCAGGAGGGGCGCGGCATCGGCCTGGTCAACAAGCTGCGCGCCTATGCGCTGCAGGATCAGGGTTTCGACACGGTGGACGCCAATGTGCGGCTGGGCTTCGCCATCGACGCGCGCGATTTCGGCGCGGCGGCGGCGATGCTGCGCCTGCTGGGGCAGGATCGCATCGATCTGATGACGAACAATCCCGCCAAGGTGGCCGCGCTAGAGGCGGCCGGCATCGCGGTGGCGCGGCGGGTGCCGCATGCGGCCGGTGCCAACCCGCACAACCACGCCTATCTCGCCACCAAGCGCGACCGTACCGGGCACATGCTGTGA
- a CDS encoding L,D-transpeptidase family protein yields the protein MTLLRVEAGAGRMHAFGRAIPCAIGRGGVTPAAAKREGDGATPLGHWPLLGIMLRPDRVQHGRSNLPWRWLRPDDGWSDDVADPAYNRPVRHPHPFSAERLWRADGLYDVIVVLGHNHAPPVAGLGSAIVLHCWNEGGATEGCVAIDKAELVALLPLLAPGDTIGIVV from the coding sequence GTGACCTTGCTGCGGGTGGAGGCGGGGGCGGGCAGGATGCACGCGTTCGGCCGCGCCATCCCCTGCGCGATCGGGCGCGGCGGCGTCACCCCCGCAGCGGCGAAGCGCGAGGGAGACGGGGCGACACCGCTCGGCCACTGGCCTCTGCTCGGCATTATGCTGCGGCCCGATCGGGTGCAGCATGGGCGCAGCAATCTGCCGTGGCGCTGGCTGCGGCCGGACGACGGCTGGTCGGACGACGTGGCCGATCCCGCCTACAATCGCCCCGTCCGCCACCCGCATCCTTTCTCGGCTGAGCGGCTGTGGCGCGCGGACGGCCTCTACGACGTCATCGTCGTGCTCGGCCACAATCATGCGCCGCCGGTCGCGGGGCTGGGCAGCGCCATCGTCCTCCACTGCTGGAACGAGGGCGGCGCGACCGAAGGCTGCGTCGCGATCGACAAGGCCGAACTCGTGGCGCTGCTGCCGCTGCTCGCGCCTGGCGACACGATCGGGATCGTCGTCTGA